Part of the uncultured Desulfobacter sp. genome, ACCCGGTCCGCCAGCAACGCAAATGCAGGAATCTACGATCTGGAGCTGGCGCATGATAAAATTGTTGTCTTTGCTACGAAAACATTTTCAAATCGGTCGGTTGTCCAAGAACTTAAACCGCTGTTAACCCGTATATCCGGTGCGACTATTCTCACAATTCAGAATGGAATGAGCCCTGAGATTGAAATTGACGGTCTCCTGAAAGTCAATGGCGTTAAACGCTATCAATTACTTAGAGGGATTGTCTTTGGCGGTGTCTTTCCCACCGGCAGCAGCTGTAAATTAAAACATACAATTCAAGCCCTGGGAATAGGGAACTGGAACGGGGATGTTCCTACCGAAACCAATGAGGGCAGCCTCCAGCGGATAAAACAATATTTCAGTGATCAGACCATTTTAGTCGAGCTGTTTTTCGGGGAGGATTATCGGATAAAGTCTGTTTCAAAGGCGGCGATTAATTATCTGAGTTCAGTCTCCTTCATTTTCGGCGCAAAAATCGGAGAGATCCTTGGTAATGAACTGCTGGCAGCCTGGTCCAGTGCCAAAATCGATGAATGTCTTCTCATTTCAAAGTTTGATATGGGGTTGAAAATCAATATCAGCGTCACTAAAAAAATTGCAGAAGAAATCGTTTTCGACCTCAGGCCCCATTATCCCTCCATGGCCGTTGACGGATTTAGAAGTTTTTGTAAACCCGAAAGGCCGATGAACACGGAAATCAGTCAAATTGACTCTAAATTCGTCGATTTCAGTATCGGTCCGGCACCCATTAATGAATTTTGTTCCGATTTGCTGAACGATTTCATTGCCACCTTCAATGAGATCGCTGAGAGAAGCCGGTCCGACGCGTTGATGTTTGGTGTAAGATTCATGGTAAAAAATCGTTCACTTGTTGGGCTATCCGCCTATGATTTTTTGAATCTCCCGATGCTGAATTTAAATGGCGGAAAGGAGGCATTCATCCAATACCGGGATCAGGATACATGTTCGGAAAAGTGCAAAGGGATAGAGGAGATCCCCATTAAACTTGCTTCTGCCTATCATCAATTGAAAAGCCGGTATGTTCAGACCGATATGAAGGCGGCAATATAATGGGGACGATGCCTGAAAAACATAAACCGCTTGAAAGCAGCAGCAAGCTGAAAGCACTTATGACCGCTTATTTTAACCAGTTGGCCGGGGGGGAAAGGCAGCAATCCCAGAAAATTGCC contains:
- a CDS encoding 2-dehydropantoate 2-reductase N-terminal domain-containing protein, which produces MKCDVLIAGSGSMAYLMALIFTDCKKRVAMSANRPDGFVLKDGLRITCDIPGRRTLSISPDDILLNPVSGEIKPGQLAIFTRSASNANAGIYDLELAHDKIVVFATKTFSNRSVVQELKPLLTRISGATILTIQNGMSPEIEIDGLLKVNGVKRYQLLRGIVFGGVFPTGSSCKLKHTIQALGIGNWNGDVPTETNEGSLQRIKQYFSDQTILVELFFGEDYRIKSVSKAAINYLSSVSFIFGAKIGEILGNELLAAWSSAKIDECLLISKFDMGLKINISVTKKIAEEIVFDLRPHYPSMAVDGFRSFCKPERPMNTEISQIDSKFVDFSIGPAPINEFCSDLLNDFIATFNEIAERSRSDALMFGVRFMVKNRSLVGLSAYDFLNLPMLNLNGGKEAFIQYRDQDTCSEKCKGIEEIPIKLASAYHQLKSRYVQTDMKAAI